Genomic segment of Spirosoma oryzicola:
CTACGTTCCTGATCTGCCTGATACTGCTTTGCGCAATCGTAAACCAGGGCGTAGTCGTTAGCATATCGTGGGGCTCGTTCATCAACCCGTACCCCCAAATATTGTCATACTCCTTGAACTCACCAGCCAATTTTCTCCATACGTCACCCACATCGGCTACCGAAAGCTGGGGCGAGCCGATTCGTTGCTCCGTTCCGTCAATGAGCCGTCGGCCATAATTATGCAAATCCAGAATCACCCAAACTCCCCGTTGTTTGGCGTCTTCTACAAACTTTTTCATTCTGGCCAGTTCCATAGCATCCAGGTTACCGCCTTTCTCGGGCTGGATTCGCTCCCATCGAAACGGCAATCGGATCAATTTCATACCCTTAACCTTGCAATAGTCCAGATCAGCAACTCCCGGATAGCTATACGTTTTTTCGTATCTACCTGGCATCTCGGAACCAAACTCAGCACCCGCTAAATTAAGACCGAAAGCGGCAGGCGGCCGTTTGGTCAATGTGGACATATCCTGCTCACGGGGCAAGTTTATACCAAGAGAAACTAAAAATAGTAAGCTCGCGCTGAAGTACTGCTTCATCTGTGTATGGTCCGAATGTTTCGCATCTGTACAGGTTCAGAT
This window contains:
- a CDS encoding glycoside hydrolase family 5 protein gives rise to the protein MKQYFSASLLFLVSLGINLPREQDMSTLTKRPPAAFGLNLAGAEFGSEMPGRYEKTYSYPGVADLDYCKVKGMKLIRLPFRWERIQPEKGGNLDAMELARMKKFVEDAKQRGVWVILDLHNYGRRLIDGTEQRIGSPQLSVADVGDVWRKLAGEFKEYDNIWGYGLMNEPHDMLTTTPWFTIAQSSIRQIRNVDTKTAILVGGDSWSSAERWPRVSDNLKNLVDPANNLLFEAHIYFDNDASGAYKHSYDDEKASPTMGIERVKPFVNWLQTNQLKGFIGEYGVPDNDPRWLVTLDNFLQYIQANCIGGTYWAAGSRWGDYSLAVTPRKGVDRPQMQVLEKYKQANRACQ